GGATGGAGAGGCAGAGGAAGCTTCTGGTCCAAGCTTCGTTTGGAATGGAAGGCAACGGGCGCAAGAGAAAGCCCTTCTCCGACCTCACGAACGCGCGATCCCTCTCCTCGTCCTCGGCCCTCTCTCCTCTAAAGCGCAAGGCCAAGCTCAAGCACAAGCGCTCTGAGCGGAAATCCTCTCCGTCATCGAACATCGACGTGGTCTCCCTTCGATCCGGCTCCAGCATCGGATCCAGCGCCCACGAAAACCCCGGAGTCCGAGAAATCCCCAAACCTAATCCCCGACGTGATGAGGTATCCGTGGATTCTGGTATATTTCCCTTGTTCTTTAATATTCCCTTAATTAGTTGATATCGTGGAGCTTGGAGGCTCGAGATTAGGGTTCTTTTCTATTTAGAAAGACATACTGAGGATTTACATTGCGAGTGCTTCTATTTGAAACTCCGTATTTGGTCTGGAATTGTTTGCtgtggatgctagggtttaggGAATGTGAGGAGGTCTCGACATGACTGGTTTTGATAAGCCTAGGTCTAGGAAAGTGAGAGAGTTTCTCTCTGTTGAGGTTTGATGATGCAAATTGTTCATCAATTGTCGTTAATTCAAATTTAAGggagagggaagaaagaaaagatactCATGTTTATGGTTGGTTTATGATTATAAGTGGTGAACT
The Phoenix dactylifera cultivar Barhee BC4 chromosome 3, palm_55x_up_171113_PBpolish2nd_filt_p, whole genome shotgun sequence DNA segment above includes these coding regions:
- the LOC113462411 gene encoding uncharacterized protein LOC113462411; amino-acid sequence: MERQRKLLVQASFGMEGNGRKRKPFSDLTNARSLSSSSALSPLKRKAKLKHKRSERKSSPSSNIDVVSLRSGSSIGSSAHENPGVREIPKPNPRRDEKQHHKIAGDEDLGGPILLQDYIEKQRAYFAEIDAFELPEEVVSERELE